One Nicotiana tomentosiformis chromosome 4, ASM39032v3, whole genome shotgun sequence genomic window carries:
- the LOC104114890 gene encoding leucine-rich repeat receptor-like tyrosine-protein kinase PXC3, which produces MNLRYVPHIAYIVIFLSFPLQLVFSQLPTDQINTMRKVYDMLQNDTATSFVWDRINKSSNPCSWKGISCNSNNSSITKVSFSLFSISSSDFLPVICQINTLESLDISQNHLSSIPSGFITGCGGISGLKLLNFSRNKLEGSLPTFTGFGKLDSLDFSHNKLNGKVDLQLGGLNLLKSLNLSYNNFSGSVPTSLGKFNLLEELQLSANSFQGEFPTQIVNFGNFTLIDLSLNFLSGVIPDRLGELSKLQVLILSANNLSGTIPQSIGNIKTLTRFAANQNRFVGNIPLGLTKNLRNLDLSFNNLTGIIPQDLLSPMNLQFVDLTSNKLEGPVPTNLSINLIRLRLGDNALNGSITSASFGSLQSLTYLELDKNQLSGPIPSELGKCQNLALLNLAQNKLSGVIPVELGDISNLQVLSLQSNNLVGDIPSNISQLNRLQRLNISWNSLNGTIPSSISSLKNLTNLNLQGNKLSGQIPPDISNLNLLLELQLGGNQLGGAIPAMPLSLQIALNLSHNLFEGPIPITLSRLTSLEVLDLSYNRFSGQIPDFLTRMGGLTRLVLSDNQLSGIRPEFGSFVIVETSGNRGLIYPSPITPPEAAKKRKSIVIAVVVPIAGVAVIALFTLIAISISRRYYRINDDHFHSGEEGSQSPVIQGKVLTANSIHKSNIDFTKAMVAVSDPLNVVFKTRFSTYYKAVMPSGTTYFVKKLNWSDKIFQLGSHELFGEELKNLGKLNNSNIVIPLGYLLAADSAYLFYEFSPIGTLYDVLRGSLGYSLDWASRYSIAIGVAQGLAFLHGYNSGPILLLDLSSKSVLLKSQNEAQIGDIELYKVIDPSKSTGSFSAVAGSVGYIPPEYAYTMRVTMAGNVYSFGVVLLELLTGRPAVSQGTELAKSVLSDSEQHNKWDHILDSSICKTSLNVRSQMLAVLKVALVCVSISPEGRPKMKSVLRMLLNAR; this is translated from the exons ATGAACTTAAGGTATGTTCCCCATATTGCTTATATAGTTATATTCTTATCTTTTCCTCTTCAACTAGTGTTTTCCCAATTGCCCACAGACCAAATTAATACCATGAGAAAGGTCTATGATATGCTTCAGAATGATACTGCTACTTCTTTTGTATGGGATAGGATTAATAAAAGTTCAAACCCATGTTCTTGGAAAGGGATTTCTTGCAATTCTAATAATTCTTCCATTACCAAAGTCTCCTTTTCATTGTTTTCAATTTCTAGCTCTGACTTCTTGCCTGTTATATGTCAAATTAATACTTTAGAGTCTCTTGATATTTCTCAGAACCATTTGAGCTCAATCCCAAGTGGGTTCATTACTGGTTGTGGGGGAATTAGTGGGTTGAAATTGTTGAACTTTAGTAGGAATAAATTGGAGGGTTCTTTGCCTACTTTTACTGGTTTTGGAAAGTTGGATTCTTTGGACttttctcataataaattgaatGGGAAAGTTGACTTGCAGTTGGGTGGATTGAATTTACTGAAAAGTTTGAACCTTAGCTACAACAATTTTTCTGGTTCAGTTCCTACCAGTCTTGGAAAATTTAATCTTTTGGAGGAGCTTCAACTTTCTGCAAATTCTTTTCAAGGTGAATTCCCCACTCAAATTGTGAACTTTGGCAACTTTACTTTGATTGACCTTTCTCTTAACTTTCTATCTGGTGTCATTCCTGATAGATTAGGAGAACTTTCCAAATTGCAAGTTTTGATTTTATCAGCCAATAATTTGAGTGGAACAATCCCACAATCCATTGGGAATATCAAAACATTGACGCGTTTTGCTGCGAATCAGAATCGTTTTGTTGGAAATATACCCCTTGGCTTAACCAAGAACCTGAGGAATTTAGACCTCAGTTTTAACAATTTAACTGGTATAATACCTCAGGACCTGTTATCCCCAATGAACTTGCAGTTTGTTGATCTGACTTCCAATAAGTTGGAGGGACCTGTTCCTACAAACTTGTCGATAAATTTGATTCGGTTGAGATTAGGGGACAATGCTTTGAATGGGTCGATTACATCTGCTTCTTTTGGAAGCCTTCAGAGTTTGACCTACTTGGAGCTGGACAAAAACCAGCTAAGTGGACCAATTCCTTCTGAATTGGGGAAGTGCCAAAACTTGGCGCTTTTGAACTTAGCCCAGAATAAGCTGAGTGGTGTTATTCCAGTAGAGTTGGGTGATATTTCTAATCTTCAGGTACTGAGTCTTCAGTCCAATAACCTAGTTGGGGATATTCCGAGTAACATTTCGCAGTTGAATAGATTGCAGAGGCTCAATATCAGCTGGAATTCATTGAATGGTACCATACCAAGTTCAATATCCAGTTTGAAAAACCTCACAAACTTGAATTTGCAGGGGAATAAGCTAAGTGGTCAAATTCCGCCTGACATTAGTAACTTAAATTTGTTGTTAGAACTCCAACTTGGAGGGAACCAACTTGGTGGGGCTATTCCAGCGATGCCGTTAAGTTTGCAGATTGCTTTGAATCTCAGTCACAATCTCTTTGAAGGACCTATACCAATTACTCTATCTAGATTGACTTCATTGGAAGTTTTGGATCTCTCTTACAACAGGTTTTCAGGTCAGATTCCCGACTTTCTGACTAGAATGGGAGGCTTGACTAGGTTGGTGCTTTCAGACAATCAACTCTCTGGAATTCGTCCGGAGTTTGGAAGCTTTGTCATTGTTGAGACAAGTGGAAATAGGGGTCTGATCTATCCTTCCCCGATCACTCCACCTGAAGCCGCAAAAAAGAGAAAATCTATAGTTATTGCAGTTGTTGTCCCAATAGCAGGCGTAGCGGTAATTGCCCTTTTCACCTTGATTGCTATTTCAATATCTAGAAGATATTACAGGATTAATGATGATCATTTTCACTCGGGAGAGGAAGGTTCTCAATCCCCTGTCATCCAGGGAAAGGTTTTGACTGCAAACAGCATTCACAAGTCTAATATAGACTTCACGAAAGCCATGGTAGCAGTGTCTGATCCCTTAAATGTTGTGTTCAAGACAAGATTCTCGACCTACTATAAAGCTGTTATGCCGTCGGGGACAACCTATTTTGTCAAGAAGCTTAATTGGAGTGACAAAATATTTCAGTTGGGAAGCCATGAACTATTCGGGGAAGAGCTCAAGAATCTCGGAAAGCTGAATAATTCAAATATCGTGATTCCACTAGGCTATCTTTTGGCTGCTGATAGTGCTTATCTCTTCTATGAGTTTTCCCCTATTGGCACCTTATATGATGTTCTTCGTGGTAGCTTGGGATACTCGTTGGATTGGGCAAGTCGTTACAGCATCGCTATTGGAGTGGCTCAGGGTTTAGCTTTTCTACATGGATACAACTCCGGTCCAATCCTACTCCTCGATCTTTCCAGCAAGAGCGTTCTCTTGAAGTCCCAGAATGAGGCTCAGATAGGAGACATTGAACTCTACAAGGTGATCGATCCTTCAAAGAGCACAGGAAGCTTTTCTGCTGTTGCTGGTTCTGTCGGTTATATTCCTCCAG AATATGCATACACAATGAGAGTCACAATGGCGGGAAATGTATATAGCTTTGGAGTTGTCCTGCTGGAATTGCTGACAGGAAGGCCTGCAGTTAGTCAGGGAACTGAGTTAGCCAAGTCGGTGTTGAGCGACTCTGAGCAGCACAACAAGTGGGATCACATTCTTGATTCTAGCATTTGTAAGACGTCGCTCAACGTTAGGAGCCAGATGTTAGCTGTCCTCAAAGTGGCTCTAGTTTGTGTTAGCATCTCCCCAGAAGGCCGACCTAAAATGAAGAGCGTGCTTCGCATGCTTCTCAATGCAAGGTAA